One part of the Brachyspira sp. SAP_772 genome encodes these proteins:
- a CDS encoding ankyrin repeat domain-containing protein has protein sequence MKKLIFILFLFSMCLYSQNNNKSKAYEKLREYVNEGNVKEAENILKKYNVNINDLDYEDFTLLSHAVMDNNIEMAELLLKYKADVNTVVNDGDTALILAVDNNNMEMVKLLLSYGADIDYQGFRGRTALFSALEYNRKENTEMVKLLIKNKADVNIAYDGDYGNEETPLIYAAMKGYKETVKILIENKAFVNKRNRNNANALIYAYMYGHDDIADILLQNGSDSLDKSLKGCKLINKETLFSYRLINAAVYSTNEVFLQNLIDNGADINYKTYDKKTALTEAASYNNINAVKVLLKNNANVNVQDYYDMTALMLACRNGNLEMTKMLLDAGADKSIKRGNYDALYYAREYGKNEEIIKLLTR, from the coding sequence ATGAAAAAGTTAATATTTATTTTATTTTTATTTAGTATGTGCTTATACAGTCAAAATAATAATAAAAGTAAAGCTTATGAAAAATTAAGAGAATATGTGAATGAAGGTAATGTTAAAGAAGCTGAGAATATTCTTAAAAAATATAACGTTAATATAAATGATCTTGATTATGAAGATTTTACATTATTATCACATGCGGTTATGGATAATAATATAGAAATGGCTGAGCTTCTTCTAAAATATAAAGCGGATGTTAATACTGTAGTAAATGACGGCGATACTGCATTGATACTTGCAGTTGATAATAATAATATGGAAATGGTTAAACTACTTTTAAGTTATGGTGCTGATATTGATTATCAGGGCTTTAGAGGAAGAACTGCATTATTTTCTGCTTTAGAATATAATAGAAAAGAAAATACTGAAATGGTAAAACTCTTAATAAAAAATAAAGCCGATGTTAATATAGCTTATGATGGAGATTATGGGAATGAAGAAACCCCTTTAATATATGCTGCTATGAAAGGCTATAAAGAAACTGTAAAAATATTAATTGAAAATAAAGCTTTTGTAAATAAAAGAAACAGAAATAATGCAAATGCTTTGATTTACGCTTATATGTATGGACATGATGATATAGCAGATATTTTACTTCAAAATGGTTCTGATTCTTTGGATAAAAGTTTGAAAGGTTGTAAGCTTATTAATAAAGAAACTTTATTTAGTTATAGATTAATAAATGCTGCAGTATATTCTACCAATGAAGTTTTTTTACAAAATCTGATTGATAATGGTGCAGATATAAATTATAAAACTTATGATAAGAAAACTGCATTAACAGAAGCGGCTTCTTATAATAATATTAATGCTGTAAAAGTGCTTCTTAAAAATAATGCCAATGTAAATGTTCAAGATTACTATGATATGACAGCATTGATGTTGGCTTGTCGTAACGGAAATTTAGAGATGACAAAAATGCTTTTAGATGCTGGTGCAGATAAAAGTATAAAAAGAGGTAATTATGATGCATTGTATTATGCTAGAGAATACGGAAAGAATGAAGAGATAATAAAACTTCTTACAAGATAA